Proteins encoded within one genomic window of Couchioplanes caeruleus:
- a CDS encoding carbohydrate ABC transporter permease, with translation MSTMARFAKYTSLVLASIVVLVPLVVVLFAAFKTHAEYHTTGPLTPPRNWLNVGNFVTAWNDGHMLRGFWNTTVILVVSLTGTVAVGTLAAYAISRFVFPFKRLVLGLFLVAALVPGVTTQVATYQIVKSMGLVNTPWSAIVLFMGTDIVSIYIFIQFMQSIPRSLDQAAMLDGANRFTVYRRIVLPLMKPAIATVVIIKGIAVYNEFYIPFLYMRSPDLTVISTALFRFKGPYGAQWETIAACTMIVILPTVVVFLLLQRFIYNGITAGATK, from the coding sequence ATGAGCACCATGGCGCGCTTCGCCAAGTACACCTCTCTCGTCCTGGCGTCGATCGTGGTTCTCGTTCCGCTCGTGGTGGTCCTCTTCGCCGCCTTCAAGACGCATGCGGAATACCACACCACCGGTCCACTCACGCCACCGCGGAACTGGCTCAACGTCGGCAACTTCGTCACCGCCTGGAACGACGGGCACATGCTGCGCGGTTTCTGGAACACCACGGTCATCCTCGTGGTGTCGCTGACCGGCACCGTCGCGGTCGGCACGCTTGCGGCGTACGCGATCAGCCGTTTCGTCTTCCCCTTCAAGCGCCTGGTGCTCGGCCTGTTCCTGGTCGCCGCGCTCGTGCCCGGGGTCACCACCCAGGTGGCCACCTACCAGATCGTCAAATCCATGGGCCTGGTCAACACCCCGTGGTCGGCCATCGTCCTCTTCATGGGCACCGACATCGTGTCCATCTACATCTTCATCCAGTTCATGCAGTCGATTCCCCGAAGCCTGGACCAGGCCGCGATGCTCGACGGTGCCAACCGGTTCACCGTCTACCGCCGGATCGTGCTGCCGCTGATGAAGCCGGCGATCGCCACCGTGGTGATCATCAAGGGGATCGCCGTCTACAACGAGTTCTACATACCGTTCCTGTACATGCGATCGCCCGACCTCACCGTCATCTCGACCGCGCTGTTCCGCTTCAAGGGGCCGTACGGCGCGCAGTGGGAGACGATCGCCGCCTGCACCATGATCGTCATCCTGCCCACCGTGGTGGTCTTCCTGCTGCTGCAGCGCTTCATCTACAACGGCATCACCGCCGGAGCGACGAAATGA
- a CDS encoding carbohydrate ABC transporter permease, with product MIGRLRRSPWPYLAPALVLLITFTYVPVGNMVVYSFHKWDGLDPVMDSVGLDNYVRVFTDERYWRVFLISLYYFVASFAQIAIALYFAVVLSFRVRFRNLFKGILFFPYLLNGVAVGFVFLYLFQPDGTLDSVLRLIGLGEHSKLWLGDPDVANISLAGTSIWRFTGLNFVLFLGAIQSIPGEIYEAAEIDGATRWHQFRHIIAPGIRRILSLSFILAISGSLSVFEIPFIMTGGANDTRTFVVQAYETAFQFRQIGLASAMAVVLLLVVLALTWIQRRLLPDDEVTLS from the coding sequence GTGATCGGTCGGCTCCGGCGCAGCCCGTGGCCGTACCTCGCGCCCGCGCTCGTTCTTCTGATCACCTTCACGTACGTGCCGGTCGGCAACATGGTGGTCTACAGCTTCCACAAGTGGGACGGCCTGGACCCGGTGATGGACTCCGTGGGCCTGGACAACTACGTCCGGGTCTTCACCGACGAACGGTACTGGCGAGTCTTCCTGATCAGTCTCTACTACTTCGTCGCGTCGTTCGCGCAGATCGCCATCGCTCTGTACTTCGCGGTCGTGCTCTCGTTCCGCGTGCGGTTCCGCAACCTCTTCAAGGGCATCCTGTTCTTCCCGTACCTGCTGAACGGCGTCGCTGTCGGTTTCGTCTTCCTCTATCTGTTCCAGCCCGACGGCACACTCGACTCGGTGTTGCGGCTGATCGGGCTGGGCGAGCACAGCAAGCTGTGGCTGGGCGACCCGGACGTCGCGAACATCTCGCTCGCCGGCACGTCGATCTGGCGGTTCACCGGACTCAACTTCGTGCTGTTCCTCGGTGCGATCCAGTCGATCCCCGGCGAGATCTATGAAGCGGCGGAGATCGACGGCGCGACCAGGTGGCACCAGTTCCGGCACATCATCGCCCCGGGCATCCGGCGAATTCTCAGCCTGTCCTTCATTCTGGCGATCTCCGGCAGCCTCTCGGTCTTCGAGATCCCGTTCATCATGACCGGCGGTGCGAACGACACCCGCACGTTCGTCGTCCAGGCGTACGAGACGGCCTTCCAGTTCCGGCAGATCGGCCTGGCCTCGGCCATGGCGGTCGTGCTGCTCCTGGTCGTCCTCGCTCTGACCTGGATCCAGCGCCGGCTCCTTCCCGACGACGAGGTGACCCTGTCATGA